Genomic segment of Pelagicoccus sp. SDUM812003:
GACCGCCTTGCGCTTGGCTATGGAGGCTCCGCGCTCGCATATCCGCATTCCCGACTGGCGCAGGTCGGAGTCCTTTCCGAAGTGTCCCAGCGCGTGCTGGGCGCAGTTGACCAGCAGCCTTCGCAGGTCGGCGTTGCCGGCCTTGGTTATCCTCAGCTGCTTCTCCGACTCGCCGGACTGGTCGATCCTGGGCGTGAGGCCC
This window contains:
- a CDS encoding transposase, producing the protein GLTPRIDQSGESEKQLRITKAGNADLRRLLVNCAQHALGHFGKDSDLRQSGMRICERGASIAKRKAVVATARRIAVTMVAVWKSGTPYQPFRNAA